Sequence from the Qipengyuania gaetbuli genome:
AAGGGGTTCGCCTACTGGCACTCGGCCACCTTCAACAATGACGGCACCAAGGTGCTGTTCACCGACGAATGGGGCGGCGGCGGTCGTCCGCGTTGCCAGGCGGGCGATCCCGTGACCTGGGGTGCCGACGCCTTCTATGCGCTCAATGGCGACAAGCTCGAATATCGCGGTGTCTTCAAGCTTCCCGCTCCGCAGAGCGACAAGGAGAACTGCGTCGCGCACAACGGTTCGATCATCCCGGTCCCGGGCCGCGATATCTTCGTGCAGGCATGGTACCAGGGCGGCATTTCGGTGATCGACTTCACCGATGCGACCAACCCGGTCGAGATCGCCTATTTCGACCGTGGCCCGATCGACAAGGACCAGCTGATCACCGGCGGTTACTGGTCGGCCTACTGGTACAACGGCCGTATCTACGCGACCGAGATCAGCCGCGGCCTCGACGTCTTCGCGCTCGAACCCAGCGAATTCCTCACTGCCGAGGAAATCGCGGCAGCCGAAGCGGCGCAGTACTCGGGCGGCGTCTTCAATCCGCAGACGCAGACCGAAGTGACCTGGCCGGCCGATGTCATCGCGGCGGTGGAAGCAAGCCGCAAGGGCGGCTGACCAGTCATTCCGTAGACGAAAAGGAGAGGCCCGGCGGATCGCTCCGCCGGGCCTCTTTCCTTTCGGCAATGGTGCCGGGCTTAGAAGCCCATGCCGCCCATGCCGCCCATGCCACCCATGTCGGGCATGCCGCCGGCCGGCTTGTCTTCCGGCTTGTCGACGATGGCCGCTTCGGTGGTGATCAGCAGGCCGGCAACCGAGGCTGCGTCCTGCAGGGCAGTGCGAACAACCTTGGTCGGGTCGATGACGCCGGCAGCCACGAGGTTTTCGTAGGTGTCGGTCGCGGCGTTGAAGCCGAGCGTTTCGTCATTGGCGTCGACCAGCTTGCCGGCGACAACGGCGCCGTCATGGCCGGCGTTGGTCGCGATCTGGCGAACCGGAGCCTGCAGCGCACGGCGGACGATGTCCACGCCGCGGGTCTGGTCGTCGTTCGCGCCTTCGAGGCCGTCGAGAGCCTTGGTGGCGTAGAGCAGGGCGGTGCCGCCGCCCGGGACGATGCCTTCTTCGACAGCTGCGCGGGTTGCGTGCAGCGCGTCGTCGACGCGGTCCTTGCGCTCCTTCACTTCGACTTCGGTGGCACCGCCGACCTTGATCACGGCCACACCGCCAGCGAGCTTGGCAAGGCGTTCCTGCAGCTTCTCACGGTCATAGTCCGACGAGGTGTTGTCGATCTGCGTGCGGATTTCCGAGACGCGGGCCTTGATGTCGGCTTCGTCACCGGCACCGTCGACGATGGTGGTGTTGTCCTTGTCGATGGTGACGCGCTTGGCCTGGCCGAGCATGCCCAGCGTGACGTTCTCGAGCTTGATGCCGAGATCTTCGCTGATCATTTCGCCCTTGGTCAGGATCGCGATGTCCTGCAGCATGGCCTTGCGGCGATCGCCGAAGCCCGGAGCCTTGACCGCTGCAACCTTGAGGCCGCCGCGCAGCTTGTTGACCACGAGGGTGGCCAGCGCTTCGCCTTCGATGTCTTCCGCGATGATCAGCAGCGGACGGCCCGACTGGACAGCCGCTTCGAGCACCGGAAGCATCGCCTGCAGGTTCGACAGCTTCTTTTCGTGGATCAGGATGTACGGGTTTTCGAGTTCGACCGTCATCTTTTCCGGGTTGGTGATGAAGTAGGGCGACAGGTAGCCGCGGTCGAACTGCATGCCTTCGACGGTTTCGAGCTCGAATTCGAGACCCTTGCTCTCGTCGACGGTGATCACGCCTTCCTTGCCGACCTTGTCCATCGCTTCGGCGATCTTCTCGCCGACTTCACGGTCGCCATTGGCCGAGATGATGCCGACCTGCGCGATTTCGTTCGAGCCGGACACGTCCTTCGAACGGCCCTTGAGATCTTCGACGACCTTGGTGACAGCGAGGTCGATGCCGCGCTTCAGGTCCATCGGGTTCATGCCGGCGGCAACCGACTTCATGCCTTCGGTGACGATGGCCTGGGCAAGCACGGTGGCAGTGGTGGTGCCGTCACCGGCGGCGTCGTTCGCCTTCGATGCGACTTCCTTGATCATCTGCGCGCCCATGTTCTCGAACTTGTCCTTCAGTTCGATCTCCTTGGCGACGGAAACGCCGTCCTTGGTGATGCGGGGTGCGCCGAAGCTCTTGTCGATCACGACGTTGCGGCCCTTGGGGCCCAGCGTGACCTTCACGGCGTTGGCGAGGGTGTCGACGCCGCGCAGGATGCCTTCGCGCGCGTCGCGGCCGAACTTTACGTCCTTGGCTGCCATTGGTGTTTCTCCTGGAATTCTGTCTGGTGGTTGGAAGCGTCAGAGGATCGGGCTCAGCCGATGATCCCCATGATGTCGCTTTCCTTCATGATCAGCAGGTCTTCGCCGTCGAGCTTGACCTCGGTGCCCGACCACTTGCCGAACAGCACGCGGTCGCCGGCCTTCACGTCCAGCGGAGTGACGGTGCCGTCTTCGGCCTTCGAGCCGTTGCCCACGGCCACGACTTCGCCTTCGCTCGGCTTTTCCTTGGCGCTGTCGGGAATGATGATCCCGCCGGCGGTCTTTTCTTCTGCTTCGATGCGACGCACGAGCACACGGTCGTGCAGCGGACGAAATGCCATGTTGATGACCTTTCTACTGAGAGTGAATGTCTGGATTGGCACTCCCACCCGGAGAGTGCCAGCGGGTGCGCATTTGGTAGCGCCCCGGCGCGGAGTCAACGGGTCGGCGAGGAAAAAATTTGCCCCGTGCAGGTCGCGGCGTGCGCGATCCTAGAAGGCGTGGTGTGGCTCTGCCGTGAGGCCGAGCGTTTCGCGCCTCGCCCAGCGCCAGGTCAGCAGTCCGGCCGAGAATACCAGCCCGATGGCCAGCCCGATCCACACACCGGTTCCCTCCAGCGGAGTATAAAAGCCGAGCCAGATTGCCGTCCCGAAGCCGGGCACCCAGTAGCTGAAGACCGCGATCAGCATGGGGACGCGGGTATCCTGCAGGCCGCGCAAGGCGCCTGCTGCAACCGCCTGCACGCCGTCGAACAGCTGGAACGCGGCGGCGACCTTCATGTAGCGCACGGCAAAGACCACCATGGCGGCGTTCGCGGCGAGGGTCGGATCGATATAGATGCGCAGGAGCAGCATCGGTGCGGCGAGCATGAGGATCGCGGTGATGCACATGAAGGCGCCGCCCATGGCGATACCGACCCAGCCTGCCCGGCCCATCGCCGCGCGGTCGCGTGCGCCATAGTGATAGCCGACCCGGATGGTCGCCGCCTGCCCCAGGCCGAACGGGATCTGGAAGGCGAGCGCTGCAATCTGCAGGGCGATCGTGTGGCCAGCCAGCTCGGCCGGTCCGATGCGGCCCATCAGCAGCGCGGCACCGCTGAACAGGCCGGCTTCCGCGATGATGATGATCATCACCGGCGTGCCGAGGATCACCAGCTCGCGCATTCTCGGCCATTCCGGTCGCC
This genomic interval carries:
- the groL gene encoding chaperonin GroEL (60 kDa chaperone family; promotes refolding of misfolded polypeptides especially under stressful conditions; forms two stacked rings of heptamers to form a barrel-shaped 14mer; ends can be capped by GroES; misfolded proteins enter the barrel where they are refolded when GroES binds); protein product: MAAKDVKFGRDAREGILRGVDTLANAVKVTLGPKGRNVVIDKSFGAPRITKDGVSVAKEIELKDKFENMGAQMIKEVASKANDAAGDGTTTATVLAQAIVTEGMKSVAAGMNPMDLKRGIDLAVTKVVEDLKGRSKDVSGSNEIAQVGIISANGDREVGEKIAEAMDKVGKEGVITVDESKGLEFELETVEGMQFDRGYLSPYFITNPEKMTVELENPYILIHEKKLSNLQAMLPVLEAAVQSGRPLLIIAEDIEGEALATLVVNKLRGGLKVAAVKAPGFGDRRKAMLQDIAILTKGEMISEDLGIKLENVTLGMLGQAKRVTIDKDNTTIVDGAGDEADIKARVSEIRTQIDNTSSDYDREKLQERLAKLAGGVAVIKVGGATEVEVKERKDRVDDALHATRAAVEEGIVPGGGTALLYATKALDGLEGANDDQTRGVDIVRRALQAPVRQIATNAGHDGAVVAGKLVDANDETLGFNAATDTYENLVAAGVIDPTKVVRTALQDAASVAGLLITTEAAIVDKPEDKPAGGMPDMGGMGGMGGMGF
- the groES gene encoding co-chaperone GroES, yielding MAFRPLHDRVLVRRIEAEEKTAGGIIIPDSAKEKPSEGEVVAVGNGSKAEDGTVTPLDVKAGDRVLFGKWSGTEVKLDGEDLLIMKESDIMGIIG